Proteins encoded by one window of Streptomyces uncialis:
- a CDS encoding MerR family transcriptional regulator, translated as MEEHLSVGRVAGLAGVTVRTLHHYDRIGLVQPSARTPAGYRAYAAGDVERLREVLAYRRLGFGLREIAELVDDPATDAVAHLHRLRGLLLEQRDRAAAMVTAIDKELETRAMGKRTTPEEQLKMFGAQLYETIGSAYPATRRTEPRIAARVWDALGDARTVLNVGAGTGSYEPPDRDVTAVEPSAVMRAQRPPDAAPCVAAAAEKLPFDDGSFDAAMAFSTVHHWRDPIAGLREMRRVARRVVVFTHDSSDSGWRQRFWLTRDYLPEITGLVAGRPSVDRLADAIGARRQPVLIPWDCADGFLEAYWRRPEAYLEEHVRRAVSVWTRVGPQAEQRAVHRLRDDLSSGRWTERNRELLALDTAELGLRLLVAE; from the coding sequence GTGGAAGAGCATCTGAGTGTGGGACGTGTGGCCGGGCTCGCCGGGGTGACCGTCCGCACCCTGCATCACTACGACCGGATCGGCCTCGTACAGCCGTCCGCGCGGACCCCGGCCGGGTACCGGGCCTACGCGGCGGGTGACGTGGAGCGGCTTCGGGAGGTGCTCGCCTACCGGCGGCTGGGCTTCGGGCTGCGTGAGATCGCGGAGCTGGTCGACGACCCCGCCACCGACGCGGTCGCCCACCTGCACCGACTACGCGGACTGCTCCTGGAACAGCGCGACCGCGCCGCCGCCATGGTGACCGCCATCGACAAGGAACTGGAGACACGGGCCATGGGGAAACGAACGACACCGGAGGAACAGCTGAAGATGTTCGGCGCACAGCTGTACGAGACGATCGGCTCCGCCTATCCGGCGACACGGCGCACCGAACCCCGGATCGCCGCGCGGGTCTGGGACGCGCTCGGGGACGCCAGGACCGTACTGAACGTAGGAGCCGGTACCGGCTCCTACGAGCCCCCGGACCGTGACGTCACGGCGGTGGAACCCTCAGCGGTCATGCGGGCGCAGCGCCCCCCGGACGCCGCGCCGTGCGTGGCCGCCGCCGCGGAAAAACTGCCCTTCGATGACGGGTCCTTCGACGCCGCGATGGCCTTCAGCACCGTGCACCACTGGCGGGACCCGATCGCGGGGCTGCGCGAGATGCGGCGCGTGGCCCGCCGCGTCGTGGTGTTCACCCACGACAGCAGTGACAGCGGCTGGCGTCAGCGGTTCTGGCTCACCCGTGACTACCTGCCCGAGATCACCGGCCTCGTCGCCGGCCGCCCCTCCGTGGACCGTCTGGCCGACGCGATCGGAGCCCGTAGGCAACCGGTGCTCATCCCGTGGGACTGCGCCGACGGCTTCCTGGAGGCCTATTGGCGCCGACCCGAGGCCTACCTGGAGGAGCATGTCCGCCGCGCGGTCTCGGTGTGGACCCGGGTAGGACCGCAGGCCGAACAGCGGGCGGTGCACCGCCTCCGCGACGACCTCTCCTCCGGCCGCTGGACCGAACGCAACCGCGAACTCCTCGCCCTGGACACAGCGGAACTGGGCCTGCGCCTCCTGGTGGCCGAGTGA
- a CDS encoding C40 family peptidase, which yields MSGTRTHKARTATLATLLAAGLLAPGAPGTPGTGTASAAPSAPGTPGTPPVPAAPAAPAAPAAPAPDRSVSALLTDLQRLYREAGSATARYRATDEELSRRRDRVGTLQRRLADARGALHTSRGAAARLARQQYRGADSLSPYLRLLTARSPRQLLDERYILARVSQHRAAAVDRLTGSERTADGLASAARAALDEQQTLAARHREERDAVTGKLDEVERLLASLTPEQLGRLGQLESAGAEAGTPREFVESGALAGPQARSAAPSATGEAALRYAVGQIGKPYEWGAVGPTAFDCSGLTSKAWAAAGAGIPRTSQEQWNELRRVPLGALRPGDLVVYFPGATHVALYLGGGRVVQAPRPGAKVKVSPVAANPVLGAVRPDPDEPAMTGYRPPELPSGADAGSDAGYDSTTAP from the coding sequence ATGTCAGGAACACGGACACACAAGGCGCGCACGGCGACCCTGGCCACCCTGCTGGCGGCCGGACTCCTCGCCCCCGGAGCCCCGGGCACCCCAGGCACCGGCACCGCGTCCGCCGCGCCGAGCGCACCAGGCACACCCGGCACACCCCCCGTACCCGCGGCCCCGGCCGCCCCTGCGGCCCCAGCCGCCCCCGCACCGGACCGCTCCGTCAGCGCCCTCCTGACGGACCTTCAGCGGCTGTACCGGGAGGCGGGCTCGGCCACCGCGCGCTACCGCGCCACCGACGAGGAACTGAGCCGCCGCCGCGACCGCGTCGGCACCCTCCAGCGCCGGCTCGCCGACGCCCGCGGCGCCCTGCACACCAGCCGGGGAGCCGCGGCCCGCCTCGCCCGCCAGCAGTACCGCGGCGCCGACAGCCTCTCCCCGTACCTGCGGCTGCTGACGGCCCGCAGCCCCCGCCAGCTCCTCGACGAGAGGTACATCCTGGCGCGGGTGTCCCAGCACCGGGCCGCGGCGGTGGACCGGCTCACCGGGTCCGAACGGACCGCGGACGGTCTCGCGAGCGCGGCCCGCGCGGCACTGGACGAACAGCAGACCCTCGCGGCACGCCACCGCGAGGAGCGGGACGCCGTCACCGGGAAGCTCGACGAGGTCGAGCGACTGCTCGCCTCCCTCACCCCCGAGCAGCTCGGCCGGCTGGGGCAGCTGGAGTCCGCGGGGGCCGAGGCCGGCACCCCGCGGGAGTTCGTGGAGTCCGGGGCGCTCGCCGGACCGCAGGCGAGGTCGGCCGCGCCCTCCGCGACCGGTGAGGCCGCGCTGCGCTACGCCGTCGGGCAGATCGGCAAACCGTACGAGTGGGGAGCGGTGGGCCCCACCGCGTTCGACTGCTCGGGGCTGACGTCGAAGGCGTGGGCGGCGGCCGGTGCCGGTATCCCCCGGACCAGCCAGGAGCAGTGGAACGAGCTGCGCCGGGTACCGCTGGGCGCGCTGCGCCCCGGGGACCTGGTCGTGTACTTCCCGGGCGCGACGCATGTGGCGCTCTACCTCGGGGGCGGCCGGGTCGTGCAGGCCCCGCGCCCCGGCGCGAAGGTCAAGGTGTCACCCGTCGCGGCGAACCCCGTGCTCGGCGCGGTGCGGCCGGACCCGGACGAGCCCGCGATGACGGGCTACCGCCCACCGGAGCTGCCGTCCGGGGCCGACGCGGGTTCCGACGCGGGCTACGACTCCACGACGGCCCCGTGA